The following coding sequences are from one Rutidosis leptorrhynchoides isolate AG116_Rl617_1_P2 chromosome 11, CSIRO_AGI_Rlap_v1, whole genome shotgun sequence window:
- the LOC139876578 gene encoding calcium-dependent protein kinase 7-like isoform X2, translating into MGNCCAVPSTTDESEIKKGKDKPNPFASDNGGSIPATRDGYKPYVLENPTGNQIEQTYVLGKELGRGEFGVTYLCTDKVSGDVYACKSISKKKLRTRVDVEDVRREVEIMKHMPGHPNIVSLKDTYEDDSAVHLVMELCEGGELFDRIVARGHYTERAAAGVTRTIVEVIQMCHKHGVMHRDLKPENFLYENKKETAALKAIDFGLSVFFRPGERFNEIVGSPYYMAPEVLKRNYGPEVDVWSAGVILYILLCGVPPFWAETEQGVAQAIIKSVVDFKRDPWPKVSDTAKDLVKKMLNPDPKLRLTAQEVLDHPWIQNAKKAPNVSLGETVKARLKQFSVMNKLKKRALRVIAEHLSAEEVAGIKQGFDLMDTSKQGKINIVELKAGLQKLGQQIPDADLQILMDAGDVDKDGYLNYGEFVAISVHLRKMGNDDHLKDAFAFFDQNKSGYIEIDELREALADELEPNNEEVISAIIHDVDTDKDGKISFEEFTAMMKAGTDWRKASRQYSRERYNNLSLKLFKDGSMNNN; encoded by the exons ATGGGTAACTGCTGTGCTGTACCGTCTACTACTGATGAATCTGAGATCAAAAAAGGGAAAGATAAACCAAACCCGTTTGCTTCAGATAATGGTGGGTCAATCCCAGCAACTAGAGATGGGTATAAACCTTATGTTTTAGAAAATCCAACTGGGAATCAAATTGAGCAGACTTATGTTCTTGGTAAAGAATTAGGTAGAGGTGAATTTGGGGTTACTTATTTATGTACTGATAAAGTAAGTGGTGATGTTTATGCTTGTAAATCGATATCGAAAAAGAAGTTAAGAACTAGAGTTGATGTTGAGGATGTTAGGAGAGAAGTTGAGATTATGAAACATATGCCAGGTCATCCTAATATTGTGAGTTTGAAAGATACTTATGAAGATGATAGTGCTGTTCATTTGGTTATGGAGTTGTGTGAAGGTGGAGAATTGTTCGATCGAATTGTTGCTAGAGGTCATTATACTGAGAGGGCGGCTGCTGGTGTTACTCGCACAATCGTTGAGGTTATTCAG ATGTGTCACAAACATGGTGTTATGCATCGTGATCTTAAACCCGAGAACTTTTTGTATGAAAACAAGAAAGAAACAGCTGCCTTGAAGGCTATTGATTTTGGGTTGTCCGTTTTCTTCAGACCAG GTGAAAGATTTAATGAGATTGTAGGCAGCCCATACTATATGGCTCCCGAAGTCCTAAAACGGAACTATGGCCCCGAGGTTGATGTTTGGAGTGCTGGTGTTATCCTATACATATTGCTTTGTGGGGTCCCGCCGTTTTGGGCAG AAACCGAGCAAGGGGTTGCACAAGCTATAATAAAATCTGTGGTTGATTTTAAAAGGGATCCTTGGCCAAAGGTGTCTGATACTGCAAAGGATCTTGTTAAGAAGATGCTTAATCCTGACCCGAAGTTGCGTCTTACTGCTCAAGAAGTACTCG ATCATCCATGGATACAGAACGCCAAAAAGGCTCCAAATGTTTCTTTAGGTGAAACCGTTAAAGCAAGACTCAAACAATTCTCTGTTATGAACAAGCTCAAGAAGAGAGCTTTAAGG GTAATTGCCGAACATTTGTCTGCCGAAGAAGTTGCGGGGATAAAACAGGGATTTGATTTAATGGATACGAGCAAGCAAGGAAAGATAAACATCGTTGAGTTGAAAGCTGGTTTGCAGAAACTTGGTCAACAAATTCCCGATGCCGATCTTCAGATACTTATGGATGCT GGAGATGTTGATAAGGACGGTTACTTGAACTACGGGGAATTCGTTGCAATTTCAGTTCACTTAAGAAAGATGGGTAACGATGATCATCTTAAAGACGCTTTTGCATTCTTCGATCAAAATAAAAGCGGATACATTGAGATCGATGAGCTAAGGGAAGCTTTAGCCGATGAACTTGAACCCAATAATGAAGAAGTAATTTCTGCCATTATACACGATGTCGACACAGACAag GATGGGAAAATTAGTTTTGAGGAGTTTACAGCAATGATGAAGGCAGGAACAGATTGGAGGAAAGCATCTAGGCAATACTCACGAGAGCGTTACAATAACCTTAGTTTGAAGCTATTTAAAGATGGATCGATGAACAATAATTAG
- the LOC139876578 gene encoding calcium-dependent protein kinase 7-like isoform X1, translated as MMGNCCAVPSTTDESEIKKGKDKPNPFASDNGGSIPATRDGYKPYVLENPTGNQIEQTYVLGKELGRGEFGVTYLCTDKVSGDVYACKSISKKKLRTRVDVEDVRREVEIMKHMPGHPNIVSLKDTYEDDSAVHLVMELCEGGELFDRIVARGHYTERAAAGVTRTIVEVIQMCHKHGVMHRDLKPENFLYENKKETAALKAIDFGLSVFFRPGERFNEIVGSPYYMAPEVLKRNYGPEVDVWSAGVILYILLCGVPPFWAETEQGVAQAIIKSVVDFKRDPWPKVSDTAKDLVKKMLNPDPKLRLTAQEVLDHPWIQNAKKAPNVSLGETVKARLKQFSVMNKLKKRALRVIAEHLSAEEVAGIKQGFDLMDTSKQGKINIVELKAGLQKLGQQIPDADLQILMDAGDVDKDGYLNYGEFVAISVHLRKMGNDDHLKDAFAFFDQNKSGYIEIDELREALADELEPNNEEVISAIIHDVDTDKDGKISFEEFTAMMKAGTDWRKASRQYSRERYNNLSLKLFKDGSMNNN; from the exons ATG ATGGGTAACTGCTGTGCTGTACCGTCTACTACTGATGAATCTGAGATCAAAAAAGGGAAAGATAAACCAAACCCGTTTGCTTCAGATAATGGTGGGTCAATCCCAGCAACTAGAGATGGGTATAAACCTTATGTTTTAGAAAATCCAACTGGGAATCAAATTGAGCAGACTTATGTTCTTGGTAAAGAATTAGGTAGAGGTGAATTTGGGGTTACTTATTTATGTACTGATAAAGTAAGTGGTGATGTTTATGCTTGTAAATCGATATCGAAAAAGAAGTTAAGAACTAGAGTTGATGTTGAGGATGTTAGGAGAGAAGTTGAGATTATGAAACATATGCCAGGTCATCCTAATATTGTGAGTTTGAAAGATACTTATGAAGATGATAGTGCTGTTCATTTGGTTATGGAGTTGTGTGAAGGTGGAGAATTGTTCGATCGAATTGTTGCTAGAGGTCATTATACTGAGAGGGCGGCTGCTGGTGTTACTCGCACAATCGTTGAGGTTATTCAG ATGTGTCACAAACATGGTGTTATGCATCGTGATCTTAAACCCGAGAACTTTTTGTATGAAAACAAGAAAGAAACAGCTGCCTTGAAGGCTATTGATTTTGGGTTGTCCGTTTTCTTCAGACCAG GTGAAAGATTTAATGAGATTGTAGGCAGCCCATACTATATGGCTCCCGAAGTCCTAAAACGGAACTATGGCCCCGAGGTTGATGTTTGGAGTGCTGGTGTTATCCTATACATATTGCTTTGTGGGGTCCCGCCGTTTTGGGCAG AAACCGAGCAAGGGGTTGCACAAGCTATAATAAAATCTGTGGTTGATTTTAAAAGGGATCCTTGGCCAAAGGTGTCTGATACTGCAAAGGATCTTGTTAAGAAGATGCTTAATCCTGACCCGAAGTTGCGTCTTACTGCTCAAGAAGTACTCG ATCATCCATGGATACAGAACGCCAAAAAGGCTCCAAATGTTTCTTTAGGTGAAACCGTTAAAGCAAGACTCAAACAATTCTCTGTTATGAACAAGCTCAAGAAGAGAGCTTTAAGG GTAATTGCCGAACATTTGTCTGCCGAAGAAGTTGCGGGGATAAAACAGGGATTTGATTTAATGGATACGAGCAAGCAAGGAAAGATAAACATCGTTGAGTTGAAAGCTGGTTTGCAGAAACTTGGTCAACAAATTCCCGATGCCGATCTTCAGATACTTATGGATGCT GGAGATGTTGATAAGGACGGTTACTTGAACTACGGGGAATTCGTTGCAATTTCAGTTCACTTAAGAAAGATGGGTAACGATGATCATCTTAAAGACGCTTTTGCATTCTTCGATCAAAATAAAAGCGGATACATTGAGATCGATGAGCTAAGGGAAGCTTTAGCCGATGAACTTGAACCCAATAATGAAGAAGTAATTTCTGCCATTATACACGATGTCGACACAGACAag GATGGGAAAATTAGTTTTGAGGAGTTTACAGCAATGATGAAGGCAGGAACAGATTGGAGGAAAGCATCTAGGCAATACTCACGAGAGCGTTACAATAACCTTAGTTTGAAGCTATTTAAAGATGGATCGATGAACAATAATTAG